The DNA segment CAGTTTCAAAAAGTCTGCGATATCGTTTTTCTGAATTTTGTAATTTTTTCTTTTGGCATTCGATTTCAGTCTTCTGATGTTTTACGTTTAGATAGGATGCGTGAAGTCTAAACGCCATTTTGATCGAAGCATCCAATACCGTAATGCTGGAATCTTTAACTACATATCCGTAAGAAGTTATATTTTCAGTTTTTGCTACGATCTCGCGTTCTATATGGCTTGAAAGGAATAAGATGGGTAAGTCGTGATTTTCAAGTATTGTTTTTGCGACTTCCGTCCCATCGATTCCTTTTCCAAGGTCGATGTCCATGAGAATGAGATGAATTTTAGTATTACTCTCGTTAATTGTTTCGATCGCTTTTTGACCGTTTTGAACATGAATCACGTCGTATCCATAGTTTTTCAAGTTCATGGATTCAGTCATACCGAGCAAGGCTTCGTCTTCTACAAGAAGGATTGTTTTTTGTCCTAAGGTATTCATTATCATTTTTCCTTTTAACGAATCTCTCTGCGCACAATGATGGAATAGAATGCTACAAAGCCGGTTGGCACGGTATGGAATCGGGCAATCAACCTAAGAGTTTCATAATACTTACCTTATTTTCTTCCTCCAAGGAAATGTTTGAATTCACTCTTATCAATTTGAATTGTAAGAAAAGCGAATCGATAATCGGTCAAAGGCCTATATATTTGTATTAGGATGTATACATTAATAAAAACATAAAGAGGAACAATAGAAAGGATAAAAATTTAAAAAATCGCAAGATTGTACAAAACTCCAAATATCGAAGGGGATATGTACAAAAAGGGGATAAATTACTCGATATTGATCGATAATTCTCTATCTTTGTTGGTTTTGAAACATTAAAATATTCTAAAAATCCCAAGTTTTAAGAATAAAACTTGTCTCAACCCGTTTTCGGAGAAACTCAAAACAAAATTTTTGTTTTCCGAGTTAGGCTGTTGCCGGTGTTTTGACGTCGGTTTTTTCAAACGCGTACTCATACTCCGAACTCTTATCTTGAATTTCCCGAAAATAGTATTTTGGATTCAAGCGCAATCACCCGGAAATACAAAAAAGAGGCATGCGTGCTTTTAAGAATAACATTTTACTTTGTGAGTCCGATCGTGAAGGTTCTTACAATCGATTTTATTCTGGGATAAGGTGCGAACGGTGCGTTGCAGCCATCGCTTGTTTGAGGAATCGAGTTTGAGATTCGTAAGCACATGGCGTGCCCCACGCATGTGGGGAATAGTCGTGGCCGCACACGTTCTTCCCGGAATGACCCGGTTCAACCCCACGCATGTGGGGAATAGAGTGAAACAAGAAATTAGGGATGTGTTGATAACGGTTCAACCCCACGCATGTGGGGAATAGAAAAACATTATCCATTCGTTACCACCGAAAATCGGTTCAACCCCACGCATGTGGGGAATAGCGAGTGATAACTAAATCAAACGATCTACCAATCGGTTCAACCCCACGCATGTGGGGAATAGGACCAATCTGACAATTTTGAGATACAATACCCCGGTTCAACCCCACGCATGTGGGGAATAGGCATTTAAATTTTCTTTTAATTGACCAATAGCCGGTTCAACCCCACGCATGTGGGGAATAGAGTTAGATAAACGTGAAAAAATTAGATTAACTCGGTTCAACCCCACGCATGTGGGGAATAGGGAAAGTTTCCCGCGAGTAGCAAGTAAACATACGGTTCAACCCCACGCATGTGGGGAATAGTTCAAATTTCACGTGATGACCTCGAAATGGTCCGGTTCAACCCCACGCATGTGGGGAATAGTGTATCAAGAGGATTGGTTGAGTCTTCCCCGTCGGTTCAACCCCACGCATGTGGGGAATAGATTGGGTTTGTAACTGATGATATGGTAGCAATCGGTTCAACCCCACGCATGTGGGGAATAGTGTTTCTACTGACATTGTTTATGCTCCCAGGTCGGTTCAACCCCACGCATGTGGGGAATAGTTGTCGCCTCATATCCTATCGGAGTCTCAATACGGTTCAACCCCACGCATGTGGGGAATAGACAAGCAATCCATAAGTATCCGTTGAAGGCATCGGTTCAACCCCACGCATGTGGGGAATAGGCAAGAGTGAGAGTATTGTAATGTCGATTCGCCGGTTCAACCCCACGCATGTGGGGAATAGTAGTTGCGCTTTTTTAGATGCAAATTCACTATCGGTTCAACCCCACGCATGTGGGGAATAGACGCACCTATAGAATTACTTCACTATGCGGGTCGGTTCAACCCCACGCATGTGGGGAATAGCTGGATTCTCGGAGAGCCTATTGAGCTACTCACGGTTCAACCCCACGCATGTGGGGAATAGGGAGAATTCGGTTTCAGATTTACGGTTCAGCTCGGTTCAACCCCACGCATGTGGGGAATAGACTAAAGATTAGTTAAGTAGTTTTGATCCATTTGACAAGATAAATTTGGTCAGTCGCCGTCTAAAATAGGAAATGGATCCGATTTTATTTTCTTTTTTCCTTTTTTCTGAGGCGATTCCGTTTTCGTGAATTGGGTCAGGATCATACCTTCGATTTCCACGATTTCTCGGGTTGTATCTCCGTTTGACAATGCGGCGTAGCCTTGTTCGTTGTTTGTGGTATAAATCATCAACGCATTCGATTTCCAATCCGTAATAATTTTCTCCCAAAGTTTTTCTCTAACACGACGATTGATATTCCCCGCATAAACACCTGCTTTTAACTCAAGAGTTAATCGCGACATCTCGCCCCTCTGGCTCGGTGAAGAGTTCTCTAAAATCACGATCACCATATAATATCTCCATAATATCCGGTATGATCCGTTTGATCAGTCTTGTTTCTTTTAATTTGTCACGAAGTAAAAATCGGGCCTTTGATTCCACAGAAGTTTCTGCTTTTGCAGCTTCAAAAGCGATCGGTATTGCAATTTCAGTCTTATATAAATCGGCGATATCGTAGACGAAAGAAAGTTGTTTGCCTGTGTGAATAAATCCAATTCCCGCAGAACAACCTACGGCGAGAATCGCAGTTTGACAGATTCCGTAAAGACAGGAGTTTACGGATGAGAGAGCTCGATTGACAGGATCGCCGAATAACCATTCGGATTGATCGTAGTTTCGTCCGGTCCACTTGATGCCGTAAAGTTCTGCCGCTTCCTGATACGATTTACGAACTCGTGCTCCTTCTTTTCCTCGAAGCTGTTCGATGGATAATTTTGGTCCCAATGATTCTCCAAAACGTTTCTCATACATCCGATGAACTACTTTTAATCTTTCTTGGGAATCGGAAAAGGCGGTAGCTTGGCGTAATAAATTTCTCGAAGAATGAGTTCCTGTATAGCCGCTGGAGTAAAATTTTACTCCTTCTTCGCCGACCCAAGCTAACAAGCAACGAGAATCAGCGATTCGTTTGATCGCTTCGTGCGTAATCGTAGTGCCGGGTCCGAGCATCATGAGGGAAAGAGTTTCCACAGGAACCGGGATTTTTTTATCTAAGAATGTATAAGCCACCGATTTTAGATCTTGTTCAATATGTCCTTTTTCAAAATAGACATAGGTCCAATTGTCTTCAAATTTTGGAATTTCTTGTAAGTTCCGATTTGCCATGGTTCTGTAGAAATCGGCTTTCAGAATTCCATAATTTAGAAAAAAAGTATGAAATTATTCTTTAATGAATCATTTATAGTATAACTAAATTTAGTTACAGATTGGAGTTTGTTTTTATACTCTTTCTAAAAGTAGCATTCCGTATCCGAATGTTTTTCCGGAACGATTCCTTTCCGAAAAGGATTCATTTTTTGTATGTTTTTAAACTTTTTACGATCGATGATTTTGAGAGGAGGTCAGTGAGGAATTGACTTTCGTGGAGAATTTTACAGTCAATTGTGAATGCTTCGATGATTCATTTTGATAAAACAGGTTTTGATCCAAATTTGAAGACGTGCTTTGATATTCTATGTTCAATTCCTTAAGCGAATAAAAGTCTGCCTTTTGGCTCAGGAATGGTCCGTCCGATTTTTTTTGCTGTTTCGATCCATTCTTGGATTACAATTTGCAAATTTTGGAGTACTTCTTCCTGAGTCTTTCCATCCGCCATACAGCCGGATAGTTCAGGAGCTTCCGCAATATAACATTGATCGTCCTTACTCCAATAAATGATGATTTCATACTTTGGCTGTGGATTCATGACTCTTCTATTTCTTCCACAAGGTTATACTTTGTCAATACGTTTCGAACTTGTTTTACTTGATATGCCTTCGCTAATTTTCCAACCGGCTGAAGGTTGAGTATCTCGGTAATTCCCTCTTTCCAGAATATGAAATGGTCTCCCCGAATTCGATTTCGAAATCCCGCTTGATCCAGAAGTTTTATCAGGTCTTCAAAGTTAATATTTTGATCATTTCTTCCGGAAAGAATGCGAAACAGGAATTTCTCTTTCTTGGTCACATTTATACTCTTGCTAAAAGTAGCATTCCGCATCCGAATGCTTTTCCGGGACCGATTCCTTTTGTGTAGGCGGTTTTGAACTTTTCAGGTTCGGTGATTTTCAGGATTCCGGAGAAGGTGACTGAGTGGATTTTGGGAATCTCATGATTTTCTCCCTGTTTCGTCTTAACCGCGCGAGCATCTTCCTTAGTTTCAATCGATACATTCAGTATTTTGAAACCGTTTTCTAAACCTCGTTTCGAAATCCATTCCAATTGATCCGCTTCCTTATAAACTCCGACTTTTTTGGATTTCAATTTTTCTCTTTGTTCTTTTGTAATACCTTTCTTGAGTTCTTCTAATTTCTCTTTTCCTTTCAAATATAACTTTTGATTAGAGTAATCTCTATCTACCGGATAACCCTTTAATTCTTCTTTGAATAAACTTCTGTAATCTTTTACTTTTTTGGTCGGGTTGGCCTTTACCAAGAATCGCAAGGTGATTCCTGTTTGTATAAACTCCGGAGATATTCTTTTTATATGATTTTTGTCGGGAATTTCTTCTAAAACGGAAAACTCTCCAAATGCATTACTCCAATTTGGGACTTGTGTCGAGAAGACTAAAATTCGCGGAGATATCGAATTTCCTACGGCCGAATTCGTATCAAAATGATAGAGAAACGGAGCCGATTTAGGCTCCTTCTTTTCAGTATCGTCCTCAGTTATAGTATCATTTTCTTTTATATCGTCCGAAAACGCCATCCACAATCTTCTGTGAATATTGTAAGGATTTCGTAACCAATTTTGAGTGACCCGATTTCGAAGATCAAGTTTAAGCTGAGATAGATACATGGGGCTCTCCTATATAAATGAAGTTTGAATATTCATTAAATTGTTTCTTTCTTTACAAAAGTTTGAATTCTTCTCGGTAGGAATATTCTCTCATTAGAATCAAATGAAACTGCAGAATCCATAATGGTATCTACTCCATCCGCAAAATTACCGACTTCCTCTTGTCTGTCGAACGAATCAATAGATTGATCCCCAATGAGCAATTTTAACGCGTCTTCATACGTTGAAAGAATTCCTACATATACCGGAATAGATGGGATACAGCTTTTCCGTCCCAACCATATTCCCCAGACTGGATTCTTCAAACCATAACCGTTGGAGTTTTCAGTAATTTTGTCTAAGAACAATTTTTCTCCGTTAAGTATTACACCGAAATCAGCATCTGTGAGATAATACCTTCGAGTAATATGGCTTTCTTTTATTCCTCCACTTGCCTCTCGGGTATTGTGAACAGTATGATAATCTTGTAATCTCCCAATTGGCAATGATTTCGAAGCCTTATCTTTTCTCGGTAATGCGATTGTGATCATTTTTACCTTCAAAAATTCTTTTAAAAAACGGTTCTCTGTCTCACTACCTCGACCGTAACCTAAAGCTGCACAACATATACCGGCAATTCCACTCTTAGTAGGCATAAGTCCCGTATTACGCCTGTTGTACTGACTATCGAAACCCCAAGACTGAAGAGGCCCTTGAAGCCTCAAAACGATGAAAGCATTTTCAGACGACATGCTTTATCACTTCGCTAAGTAATTCAGAAAGATTCTTCTCAGGTATTTGGGTTGTTGCTTCCTTTTTCTTTTCTTCATTTTTTTGATAACGAATTGCTAATTCCAAAGAAGATTCAAGTCCCCAAGTTTCTTTTAATGCAAAATACTCATTTAAAAGTGCATCAATCGATTTTGAGATAAACCCATCTTGAGTTACGACAGGTTTCTCAAAGGCATTGATTAGCTGAACTGGATGTCCTGAATTGCGCACTATTGCAAGAACATAGGACGGAAACGTATTTGCGTTCATCGTATTTTTGCGGGCATTTGGAATAGCCTTGATCGTAGAATCAACGAATGTTTTCACCACACTTTTGCGTTCGTCCGAACTTAGGGCACCTAAATGCTCCTTGTCTGCGAGCATATCTAAATTCAATGCAACAAATCGGTAAAACGTCGCGGAATTAAACTCC comes from the Leptospira sp. WS92.C1 genome and includes:
- the cas2e gene encoding type I-E CRISPR-associated endoribonuclease Cas2e produces the protein MSRLTLELKAGVYAGNINRRVREKLWEKIITDWKSNALMIYTTNNEQGYAALSNGDTTREIVEIEGMILTQFTKTESPQKKGKKKIKSDPFPILDGD
- the cas1e gene encoding type I-E CRISPR-associated endonuclease Cas1e produces the protein MANRNLQEIPKFEDNWTYVYFEKGHIEQDLKSVAYTFLDKKIPVPVETLSLMMLGPGTTITHEAIKRIADSRCLLAWVGEEGVKFYSSGYTGTHSSRNLLRQATAFSDSQERLKVVHRMYEKRFGESLGPKLSIEQLRGKEGARVRKSYQEAAELYGIKWTGRNYDQSEWLFGDPVNRALSSVNSCLYGICQTAILAVGCSAGIGFIHTGKQLSFVYDIADLYKTEIAIPIAFEAAKAETSVESKARFLLRDKLKETRLIKRIIPDIMEILYGDRDFRELFTEPEGRDVAINS
- a CDS encoding type II toxin-antitoxin system HicB family antitoxin codes for the protein MNPQPKYEIIIYWSKDDQCYIAEAPELSGCMADGKTQEEVLQNLQIVIQEWIETAKKIGRTIPEPKGRLLFA
- a CDS encoding type II toxin-antitoxin system HicA family toxin; its protein translation is MTKKEKFLFRILSGRNDQNINFEDLIKLLDQAGFRNRIRGDHFIFWKEGITEILNLQPVGKLAKAYQVKQVRNVLTKYNLVEEIEES
- the cas6e gene encoding type I-E CRISPR-associated protein Cas6/Cse3/CasE, with protein sequence MYLSQLKLDLRNRVTQNWLRNPYNIHRRLWMAFSDDIKENDTITEDDTEKKEPKSAPFLYHFDTNSAVGNSISPRILVFSTQVPNWSNAFGEFSVLEEIPDKNHIKRISPEFIQTGITLRFLVKANPTKKVKDYRSLFKEELKGYPVDRDYSNQKLYLKGKEKLEELKKGITKEQREKLKSKKVGVYKEADQLEWISKRGLENGFKILNVSIETKEDARAVKTKQGENHEIPKIHSVTFSGILKITEPEKFKTAYTKGIGPGKAFGCGMLLLARV
- the cas5e gene encoding type I-E CRISPR-associated protein Cas5/CasD, whose product is MSSENAFIVLRLQGPLQSWGFDSQYNRRNTGLMPTKSGIAGICCAALGYGRGSETENRFLKEFLKVKMITIALPRKDKASKSLPIGRLQDYHTVHNTREASGGIKESHITRRYYLTDADFGVILNGEKLFLDKITENSNGYGLKNPVWGIWLGRKSCIPSIPVYVGILSTYEDALKLLIGDQSIDSFDRQEEVGNFADGVDTIMDSAVSFDSNERIFLPRRIQTFVKKETI